The genomic segment ACAGGCTACCTCTATGGCGAAACGCCGGTCGCATCGCTCAACCCTACCATCATTGCTAATCCCGATATCTCCTGGGAAAAACACCGCACCTTTAACTTTGGTATCGAATCGCGCTGGTTTGACAATAAATTGAGTTTCGGTTTTGAGTACTACTTCCGCCGTTCTTACGACGTATTCGACAAAGGAAATGATGAAAACTTTCCGATGTATGCCGGATTCAGAGCACCGGTGGTCAATTACCAAAAGCGCAATGGCTGGGGCACCGAGTTTTCGCTGGGCTACCAGAACACGTTTTCCAATGGACTTAGACTTTCCACCAATATGAACTTTGGCTACTCGGGCAGCTATACCACGCAAATGTTCTTCAATAAATTCCAGCTCTGGGATTTCTCCTACCCAGACTGGAAGGTCGAGATGGGTACAGACTCCCGTAAATATAATACCGGCAACTACGGGCTGATCTATGTCGATATGCTGCGCACGCAGCAGGATGTGGATAATTTTCTGGCCCAGAACCCCAATTACACCATTGATGGTAAAGTACCCCAGGTCGGCTGGACAGTGTATGAAGACACCAATGGTGATGGCAAGATAACCGAAAAAGATCTGACCACCATGTTTGACAATACGGACCCAATTTTTTCTACGGGTATCACTATCGGCCTAGCTTACAAATCGTTTTCACTGAACACCAACTTCCGTGCAGTCTTCGGTGGCAAAGCTTTCTATGAGTCACAGGCCATGACCGCCCCTACTGAGAAGGTCAATGTACCCAGTTTCTGGGAAGATCACTGGTCACTGGACAATCCCAATGGCCGTTTTCCCCGGTATGATGATGCTGCCATGATGAAAAAGTGGAACTCGACATTCTGGGCAGAAGACGGCACAACCATCCGTATCAATAATATGGTATTTAACTGGACTGTTCCAAAAAGTTTTACCGACAAGATCAATGTGCGCTCACTCAAACTCATGCTTTCGGGCAACAACTTATGGACAATCGTCGCACCGTTTAAACATCGTGACCCTTATTCTTCGTCCATCTATAACTACCCGACGATCCGGACACTTTCCTTTGGTTTGAACTTTGGCATTTAACACGTAGACACATGAAAAGACATTTTAACTATATCATAGCCATACTATTGGCCTCCAGTACAGCCCTCCTGACACAGAGTTGTAAAGATGATTTTTTTGAGCTGGTCGATCACGGGGGCCTCGACGCACGTATCTGGGATAATGAAGGTGCAATAGAATACTATCTGGCCGGTACCTATTCGATGATCATGCCTACTCATCCCCATGAGATCACGACCAATGACATGCAGATGCATTACGCCAGTGATGAAAATTATTTCTCGGGCACGAATGGTCCCAGCAAAAAAGTACTGGGACTGAGCGGTGAAATCACGCTCAATGATGTCAAATACATCGCGACCAAATACCAGGGCACCAATATTGGCGATAACCGTTATTTTGATATCGCGCGCTGCAACAACGCCATTGCCTATATTCCGGACGGCAATCTGCCCTACGACGTGAAGAAGAAGTTTCTGGGCCAGTTTTACACACTACGGGCATTGGTTTATTTTGAGCTTACACGGCTCTATGGAGGCGTCCCACTTGTAATTGAGCCCCAAAATCCGGACGATCTGAAACTCGAGGGCCGGGCCTCCGCCAGAGCCTGTTTTGGACAGATTGTGAAAGATCTCGATTCGGCTATGGTCAACCTTGATGGCGTTACCTGGGACGATGCCACCGGCCGTGGCAAAATCACTAAAGCTGCTGCGGCCGCTCTCAAAGCCAAAGCACTGCTCTATTGGGCAAGTCCGCAGTTTAATCCAACGGATAATCCCACACATCCCTTTGAAGCCAAACGCTGGGAGACGGCATTGCAGGCCAGCAAAGAAGCGTATGACCTATGTATCGCCGCAGGTCGAGCCCTTATGCCCAATTACGCTGAAATTTTCTTAAAAGAAGGCAGTGCCAATACCGAAGCGGTCGTAGTCCGCTCCTATTCGGCTACCTCACCCAAACGGTATACGATTGTTGAGCGGGCTTCGCGTCCGGCATCGGAGGGCGGCTCTCCGGCGGACTATTATGTCCCCAGCACTCTTCTGCTCCATGCATACCGCATGAAAGACGGCACTCCGGCCAACAGCAGCAATTCCCTTTACGACGATGCCCTGTTCTGGAAAAACAGGGACCCAAGATTCAAAAACACCATTGTATACAACGGTGCCGAATGGCCATTAAGCGGTAAAAACAATCGTCGCCAGTGGAATTACAGCAATGCCGCGGGCGAACCATCGATCAAGTCGTTTTACTGCAAAAAATTTGTCAATCCGGCGCTTTCATCTGCAGCTGTGGGAATCGCCAATGATATGGGCGGAAATGGCATGGACTGGATCGAAATCCGTTTTGCCGAAGTCATGATGAACTATGCTGAAGCAGCCAACGAAACAGGCAATCTAACATTGGCTAAAGAGCTTGTGCGCAGCATCCGCCAGCGCGCCGGCATCGAACAGGGCAGCTTTGATTACGGACTGGCGCTTGCGACCAACAAAGAGCAGATGCGTGACCTGCTGATGAACGAGCGGCAGATCGAATTTGCTTTTGAAGGTAAGCGCTATCATGATCTGCGCCGCACACGCCGCATGCATACGCTGGAGGGGACCATACAAACCTATCTATTCGAGGCCAAGTCAGAAGCTGCGAAGAAAATCCTGGAAGCTCAAAATCAAACCGGTATCCTGCATAGGGAAACCCTGGACATGGACAACCGGGATACGGTGCTGACCTACTTTAAGTACCCTTACAACCTACGTTCAGAAAGCTCCAATGGTGCTTTTGCCTTCCGTGAATATTATTATTTCTATCCGCTTCCCAACACCTTTATGAATTCGTCGCCATTGCTCGAGCAGACCATCGGTTATGAAGGCGGAACATTTGACCCATTAAACGATTAAATCATGAAGCGCACTAATTTAAAACATATCGTATCAGGCTGTTTACAGCAGAGGGCTAATTTGCTATTACTCTTGCTATTGGTCATGCTATTTTCCTGTAAACGCGAGGGTGACAATATTTTCAATTTATTTGAGGATGTGTCGGTCACCCTCCATCAGGAGAACGAATTAAATATCGGCACCTATAAGGAGGTGGCTGTGGGAGATTCCATCCATGTTGACTTTACGATCAGCTCCAAATCCAAAGACATGCATCAAGTCTGGATTTTTTATAATGGTGCCGGAGCAGCTGCCCTGAAGATACCATTAGGAGAAACAGAAAAAAGAAACTTTCGCTACGTTTATAAAATCCGGGCAGATAAGGTCGGCAAGACGACCTTCCGGATTATGGCCGTCGATCGTGAGGGCGTCTTTATGGGCGACGGTTATACCGCTGTTACCTTCAATGTGCTGTCCGATTATGTTCACCTGAACAGTCGCAATCTGTATATGCCGGACAGTGTAGATCGAAGCAGCGCCTGTTTTATGGACTTGGTAGAAGGCAAAACGTACACTTACGCCGAAGCTCTTCTCCATCCCGAAAAAATAGATCTGGGCATGTATAGAACGTATACAATAGAGCCTAATGGAAATATTACTTATAAATATAGCATCTATTCACTGCAGGCTGATCCCATTCCGTTTGGCGCATTTGACTTCACGGGCTTGGCAGGCAAGGGTCGTGTGACCTATTTTTCGGGTATTCAAAACAATCAGGCTAGTGCATTTTTAAATACATTGACTTCCGGAGCGGCTATTCAGAGCAACGCAATATCGCGTAAGACGAGCAATCTGAAACTCGAGGATCTCAAGGTGGGCAGCCTATTTTATTTCAAAACACCGGACGAAAAATATGGTGCCGTGATGGTCAACGCCTTGAGCGGTTTTGACAACAGCCGCTATCTCAGTCTCAGTATTAAACGGCAAAATTAAGTCTGATTCCTTTTTTCCCTTAATAATCAGGGGTACCGCAGCGCTGTCGGTACCCCTTTCATTTTTTTTATCACTCCTGGTATGGCAGTCTATGGCCATGTCGTTTACTCTTGACTAGCCTGATCCAGCAGCCCAATATCTTCCTGATCCAATTGGAGATCCGGTGCTGCTATTAAGGTCTGTAGCTGGCTTTCACTGGTTGCACTGACAATTGGAGCTGTGACCAAGGGGTTGGCCAATAGCCAGGCCAATGCCACGGTTGCCTGTTTAGCGTCGTATTTTTCGGCCACAGTATCCAGAGCCTTTAGTACGGCTTTTCCTTTTTCGTCAAAGTATTTTTTAATGCCGGCTCCTCTAGTGGTTTTCTCGAAATCATCTACTGACCGGTATTTACCGGTCAGAAAACCTGCCGCCAGCGACCAGTAGGGGAAGACACTCAGGTCATATTTTTCAACCAGCGGGGCGTAGTCATTTTCAAAGCCTGAGCGTTCGACCAGGTTATAATGTGGCTGCAGGGCCACATATCTCGGCAGCCCATGTTCCTCCGCGAGCGAGAAGCTTTCGATAAGGCGCTGAGGAGAGACGTTTGAGGCTGCGATATAGCGCACCTTACCCGCCCTGATCAGCTCGTCATAAGCAGACAGCGTTTCCTCAACAGGGGTAACTTTATCATCAAAATGCGTATAATACAAATCGATATGGTCTACCCCCAGCCGGTGCAGAGACTCGTCGGCGGACTGGAGGATATGCTTCCTGGAAATATCAAAACCATGTTCCTTGGTTTCTGAGCCAACCTTGGTGGCAATCACCAGGTCCTGTCGGCGTCCACGACTTTTGAGCCATTTTCCGATAATCTCTTCAGACTGCCCTCCACGTCCGTTCACCCACCACGAATACGTATCTGCTGTATCGATAAAATTAAATCCGGCTCCGACAAACTTATCCAGAATATCGAAAGATTGTTTTTCATCCAATGTCCATCCAAAAACATTGCCGCCGAAATTGATCGGCGCAACCTGCAGGTCTGTGTGTTTTATCTGTTGCTTTTTCATTTAAATAAACTTGTTTTTAAATACTCCCCCTCTCCATATATCATAAGTTATTTAAAGTTACGGTATTCAAGCTGGCGGGCAGGAAATTTCTATCACATAAAATTGTCAAATAACAAGGCCGCATTTTTTTGACGCTATAAAGAAAATTATTATCTTTAATAAGTGTCTATCATAACCTAGATAAACCATTAATTTATACAATTTAAGAAATGCAGGAAGAGATCATTAAGCATGCTTTTTCCAAAGTCAACGAATTTTATAAAAAACATAATCGGACGCCTGTGCGCCGGGAGATGGAAGATGTCAATACGATTGCCCGCCGTTATTTTGGCACATGGAACCAGTTTATCACGGCGGCTGGATTAACACCCAACAGCAGAACCAAAGCGGAAATTTCGGCAGAGTTAATTGGCATGGTAAAAGATTTTTATGACGCCAATGGACGCATCCCCATGCGCCGTGAGTTTACCCCTCGCATAGGGACTATTGTAAGCTATTTTGGTACTTGGAACAAGTTTATTGCTGCCGCTGGATTTGATCCCAATGACCGGAGAATCCCTTCCAAAGGGAGGCTGAAAAATTCGCTGGTCAAGTTTTACCTCAAGCACCGGCGTTCTCCTAGTATCGCCGATTGCGTTAAAAGTAATGGGCTCTATAATTTTCGGTCTTACTTTGCCCATTTTGAGGTCAACACCTGGGCCGATGTGCTGGAATATGCCGGTCTGTCCTCGTACTTTCGGATAACGACGATGACAGAATCCGAAGCCAGGGAGAAGGTAGTCAAACTGATCAAAAAACATCGCATCAAACATTACAAAGATTACGCGCGCCTCAAACCCGATAACTATCCCTCAGTCTGGTATCTCAAAAAAAAATTTGGCTGGAATAATCTGTGTTATCTGGCAGGGACCAAAATCCCTGTGACCAAATTTAGCATTCAAGACCATTATCTCAGTCTGGCTAAGTCGCTTGGCAGGGCGCCGACCACCAAGGAGCTGGAGGCTAAGATGAAGATCAGCAGCGGCGGCATGAAGTGGAAAACAGGACTGCCCCTGAACAAATTCCTGCAATCGATCGGACAACAACCTATCCATAAAACGCCAGAGCGCTGCAAACTCAGCAAAAAACAACTGGCCGAGCTGTATAGGACACAGAGTATAGCACATGGATATGAAAATGGTATGCCCCGCAGCAGACTGCTCGAACTGACGGGATACAGCAGAGAGATCTATGAGAAACGTTTTTTCTCCATGAATGGCCTTCGCTTGGTATGTGGATTTAAATTAAACAGGCTCGGCAGCAAACAATATACGGAAGAACAACTTCGCGAAATACTGAAAAAACCTAAATATATCCGGCAGCGTTAACAGCGCCTCAACGGTAAGCATGGCCAAAAGAGCAGAAATAGGTAAATTGGAGAAAAAATATTATCTTTACTTAGCAGCCACCTATTTCGCTTTATTATAAACCAAATCATGAATAATGACATTGATGGTAAAGGATTACATTAAGAGATTTACAAAAAAAAACGAGCTTTCTAAAGCGGTGTCCCGCCGTATCCACGAGATTTTACGCCTGACAAAACTTTCTGTTCAGGAGCTTGGTCCGATAGCGGGCATCAACACCCGGTCCCTTGAGGGCTACGCCAAAGGAACCACTCCGATTACCCTAGAGG from the Sphingobacterium thalpophilum genome contains:
- a CDS encoding RagB/SusD family nutrient uptake outer membrane protein; the encoded protein is MKRHFNYIIAILLASSTALLTQSCKDDFFELVDHGGLDARIWDNEGAIEYYLAGTYSMIMPTHPHEITTNDMQMHYASDENYFSGTNGPSKKVLGLSGEITLNDVKYIATKYQGTNIGDNRYFDIARCNNAIAYIPDGNLPYDVKKKFLGQFYTLRALVYFELTRLYGGVPLVIEPQNPDDLKLEGRASARACFGQIVKDLDSAMVNLDGVTWDDATGRGKITKAAAAALKAKALLYWASPQFNPTDNPTHPFEAKRWETALQASKEAYDLCIAAGRALMPNYAEIFLKEGSANTEAVVVRSYSATSPKRYTIVERASRPASEGGSPADYYVPSTLLLHAYRMKDGTPANSSNSLYDDALFWKNRDPRFKNTIVYNGAEWPLSGKNNRRQWNYSNAAGEPSIKSFYCKKFVNPALSSAAVGIANDMGGNGMDWIEIRFAEVMMNYAEAANETGNLTLAKELVRSIRQRAGIEQGSFDYGLALATNKEQMRDLLMNERQIEFAFEGKRYHDLRRTRRMHTLEGTIQTYLFEAKSEAAKKILEAQNQTGILHRETLDMDNRDTVLTYFKYPYNLRSESSNGAFAFREYYYFYPLPNTFMNSSPLLEQTIGYEGGTFDPLND
- a CDS encoding aldo/keto reductase, with amino-acid sequence MKKQQIKHTDLQVAPINFGGNVFGWTLDEKQSFDILDKFVGAGFNFIDTADTYSWWVNGRGGQSEEIIGKWLKSRGRRQDLVIATKVGSETKEHGFDISRKHILQSADESLHRLGVDHIDLYYTHFDDKVTPVEETLSAYDELIRAGKVRYIAASNVSPQRLIESFSLAEEHGLPRYVALQPHYNLVERSGFENDYAPLVEKYDLSVFPYWSLAAGFLTGKYRSVDDFEKTTRGAGIKKYFDEKGKAVLKALDTVAEKYDAKQATVALAWLLANPLVTAPIVSATSESQLQTLIAAPDLQLDQEDIGLLDQASQE
- a CDS encoding homing endonuclease associated repeat-containing protein codes for the protein MQEEIIKHAFSKVNEFYKKHNRTPVRREMEDVNTIARRYFGTWNQFITAAGLTPNSRTKAEISAELIGMVKDFYDANGRIPMRREFTPRIGTIVSYFGTWNKFIAAAGFDPNDRRIPSKGRLKNSLVKFYLKHRRSPSIADCVKSNGLYNFRSYFAHFEVNTWADVLEYAGLSSYFRITTMTESEAREKVVKLIKKHRIKHYKDYARLKPDNYPSVWYLKKKFGWNNLCYLAGTKIPVTKFSIQDHYLSLAKSLGRAPTTKELEAKMKISSGGMKWKTGLPLNKFLQSIGQQPIHKTPERCKLSKKQLAELYRTQSIAHGYENGMPRSRLLELTGYSREIYEKRFFSMNGLRLVCGFKLNRLGSKQYTEEQLREILKKPKYIRQR